The Glycine max cultivar Williams 82 chromosome 12, Glycine_max_v4.0, whole genome shotgun sequence genome window below encodes:
- the LOC102663313 gene encoding uncharacterized protein — translation MPLYSKFLKDLLTKESKYIHSDNIVEERNCSTVIQRILPPKHIDPRSVTIPCSIGSVPVGKALIDLGASINLIPLSMCRRLGELEIMPTRMTLQLADYSITRPYGVIVDVLVRVKHFTFPADFVVMDIEEDTKIALILGRPFMLTASCVVDMGKKKLEMGIADQKISFDLFDEDKHLLSQNACSEVNEG, via the coding sequence atgccactctattCAAAATTTCTGAAAGATCTGTTAACCAAGGAGAGCAAGTACATTCACAGTGACAATATTGTTGAGGAAAGAAATTGCAGCACAGTAATTCAAAGAATCCTTCCACCGAAGCACATAGATCCTAGGAGTGTCACTATTCCATGCTCTATTGGTTCTGTGCCTGTTGGAAAGGCTCTCATTGATTTGGGAGCCAGCATTAACTTGATTCCACTCTCCATGTGTAGGAGGCTAGGAGAGTTGGAAATTATGCCAACGAGGATGACACTGCAGTTAGCAGATTATTCCATTACCAGACCTTATGGAGTAATTGTGGATGTTTTGGTCAGAGTGAAGCATTTTACTTTCCCTGCTGATTTTGTAGTGATGGATATTGAAGAGGACACTAAAATTGCCTTGATCTTGGGACGTCCCTTCATGCTAACCGCAAGTTGTGTGGTAGACATGGGAAAGAAAAAGCTGGAAATGGGAATAGCTGATCAGAAGATCagctttgatttgtttgatgaAGACAAGCATTTGCTCAGCCAAAATGCCTGTTCAGAGGTAAATGAAGgatag